The following proteins are encoded in a genomic region of Arachis stenosperma cultivar V10309 chromosome 4, arast.V10309.gnm1.PFL2, whole genome shotgun sequence:
- the LOC130975450 gene encoding protein LURP-one-related 10-like: MYLDNPNMPPSVSSTGATVYAVIGPQFCAPHAVDLTLVKNVVTLSDTCFDVTDVNNNLVFKVKSNVVSLHDRIVIKDPQGNTIITLRHKTMTLHDRWQCFRGDSVKDKDLIFNVRRTFFVQHVAKLDVFLANNTDEKVCDYKVKGSFLERSATIYVGETDIITAAMKKHHTAGSILIGKDNFTISVSPNFDYGFAVAIIMILYELNHDD, translated from the exons ATGTATCTGGATAACCCTAATATGCCACCATCCGTTAGCTCTACCGGCGCCACCGTCTACGCCGTTATTGGACcccaattttgtgctccacatGCAGTGGATCTAACCCTGGTGAAGAACGTAGTGACATTAAGCGACACTTGCTTTGATGTCACCGATGTCAATAACAACCTCGTTTTCAAAGTCAAGTCCAATGTTGTGTCCCTTCATGACCGCATTGTCATCAAAGATCCTCAGGGTAACACCATCATCACACTCCGACACAAG ACGATGACTCTACATGATCGATGGCAATGTTTTAGGGGTGACAGCGTGAAAGACAAAGATCTGATATTCAACGTAAGACGAACCTTCTTTGTCCAACATGTTGCCAAATTGGATGTGTTCTTAGCCAATAACACAGACGAAAAAGTTTGTGATTACAAAGTCAAAGGTAGCTTTCTTGAACGATCAGCCACAATTTATGTTGGTGAGACCGACATTATTACCGCCGCG ATGAAAAAACATCACACTGCTGGGAGTATTCTCATTGGAAAAGACAATTTCACAATCTCTGTGAGCCCAAACTTTGATTATGGGTTTGCTGTGGCGATAATTATGATTCTTTATGAGCTCAACCATGATGATTAG